A single window of Rana temporaria chromosome 1, aRanTem1.1, whole genome shotgun sequence DNA harbors:
- the LOC120918501 gene encoding protein ALP1-like, with protein MASGSQYFNYKKYFSFVLMAVADANYCFTYIDIGSYGSSADSAIFGNSSFGQLLRTDGLDLPQNSPLPGTNGPPLPSVFVGDEAFALNTHLLRPYSGHNLNEDKRIFNYRLSRARRVVECAFGILANKWRVLHTPIVLNMQNAISAVEAACALHNFVRQRDGLDYEEPVHETLERAHWTGVRGNTQGTHVREQYAAYFVSPEGQVPWQLNSI; from the coding sequence ATGGCTAGTGGGAGCCAGTATTTCAATTATAAGAAATACTTTTCATTCGTCTTAATGGCTGTGGCTGATGCCAATTATTGCTTTACCTATATTGACATTGGTTCCTATGGAAGTAGTGCAGACTCAGCGATTTTTGGGAACTCCTCTTTTGGGCAATTACTTCGAACAGATGGTCTGGACCTTCCACAAAATAGTCCACTCCCGGGCACAAACGGCCCTCCCCTACCAAGTGTCTTTGTGGGTGATGAGGCTTTTGCTCTGAACACACACCTACTTCGGCCTTATTCAGGACATAATCTGAACGAAGACAAACGCATATTCAACTACCGGCTTAGCAGAGCACGCCGCGTAGTTGAGTGTGCTTTTGGAATTTTGGCGAACAAGTGGAGGGTTCTCCACACACCGATTGTCCTCAACATGCAAAATGCCATTAGTGCTGTAGAAGCAGCGTGTGCCTTGCACAATTTTGTCAGGCAGCGCGATGGTCTAGATTACGAGGAGCCAGTCCATGAGACTCTGGAAAGAGCTCATTGGACTGGTGTACGTGGGAACACACAGGGGACACATGTCCGTGAACAGTATGCGGCATACTTTGTCTCTCCTGAAGGGCAGGTCCCTTGGCAGCTCAATTCCATTTAA